The sequence AGCTGGTGAGCAGCGCCGAAGCGAGAGCGGGCGCCGATGGCTGGAACGGAGTGGTGCTGGCCGCTGCCGGCGTGGATGGGCTCCGGCGCGGCGTGGTTCGTGGCCCTCAACCTCGTCGTGGGCGCCATCTTCGCCCTGTCGTCGCGAGAGCAGCCGCGGTCgccctcgccgcgccgcgccgggAGCGGGGGCGGGATCACGCGCAGGGCCTCGTCGGCGGTGCTGCAGCGCATCCGGTCCTTCAGCATCTTCTCCTTCCCGTCCTCGTCCTTCCACACCGCGGAGCCTAGCCCGGGTGCCGCCGCGGCCATCTTCCACGAAACAGAGGacgcggggacgccgaagacgagGTCGCCATCGACGCCCCGTCTACCACGCCCACACGCGACGGCCGAGCCGGCTAGATCCGCAAAAGAGGACGTCGTGGAAGACGAGAATTCGATGAGCATGGACGAGGCGTATGCGCTCGCCCTGGCggggcggcagcgggcggcgccgacggaggaggaggcggcggggtccGAGGTGGACGCCAAGGCGGAGGAGTTCATCCAGGGGTTCAAGGAGGACCTCAGGCAGCAGCGCctcaagtccatcttcaactacACCCAGATGCTCAAGCGCCGCGCCGCCGGCGGCCAGCCGCCTGCCGCACCAGAATGATACCGTCGCTCGCATCGCACCGATGGTTGGTTGGTCTGCTCGTTCCGCTTCCGTGATTGGCTCACGTGATCGTTGAAAGTTCAGACCAACTCAGGATTGACTTGCTGTCATGGACGTCGCCGCCGGCACAGCAGCCGGTCTGGTCCACCATTGATTCACATGTTCATTGcttaattttttattttctttagagagGATTGCTTCGCGTGTTTGGTTTAAAAAAAGGGAGAGCTGGCCTTTTTGAGTTGCTTGCTCTCGTGTACATAGGCTTTCGGTTGTTGGTTTGTCCAGATTGCTTCTAGTGGGTTTCCTTTTTATTGGCTTGCACTCCTGTACATAGGCATTTTGGCTTGGCTTGTATGCACTGCATGCCGTGTTCCTTTCTTGTCAGTGCTCCTTTCTTGTAAGCACAATCTTTTTATTTGTTGCATGTAACTTGAAAGTCTACAGTCAATTTATTTGTTGTAACATAGGATTCTACAGTAATCATCAATCAGATGCAGGCAACATCCTGCATTCTTTTATTTGTTGTAACTTGAAATTCTGCAGTCAATTTATTTGTTGTAACTCGAGACAATAATGCGAACAACATACGTGCATTACAAAGATTAGTGGGGAAGAAAAAACAAGATTGACAAGAAGCACTTGATATGTAATAATTTCAAACATGTTTCTAACGTAAATACCACATACATGAAGAAAACACACACGCTAATTTCATAAAAACAATGGGGGTGAATGGTGCCATAAAAAACATAAGTGGCTAACAAATTACTGCCAGACAAAACCTATATCAAGACGATAGTTGCATGGTGATTGATCTCAACCGTAGAGTTTCAGTAAAATATCTTACCAGACAGAAATATAAAAATGCACTCAAATCTTCAGACCAACCTGAAGACATATAGAACCCACATGCAGCTACCCATACATGCCCAAATTATTTGATTGCAATATTCTTTAGAGTGAAGATCCTACCAAACATCTTCTATTTACAAGTACTTCTTGTGAATCTAAACCCGCAGTAGCGTCGAATAGAAACAGTGTAAAATCATCTAATCCTTGTCCACTTTGGGTGTGGAATCCTTCTTGGCAGCCTGGGACTCAAGCTCCTTTGGTACCGATCGCTCAGCAGATCTGTGGAGATCAAAGATATGGTAGGCAGGGACCAAATCAAATATGCTGTGTTGACTTTACCATAGTACGAAGCCTTGAATAAAGCAGAGGAAATAGAAACCCATGCAATCATGGTATTATAGAATGGAACGATTAAAAATTAATGTTATCTTCGAAAGGGAGCTTTGTAGAAATGTGATGTCAAACATAATTTGCAGTTTCAAACCACTGGGACATAGTGCAAAGGTGAAAGACTAGCAAGTGCTGCTAATGCCATTTTGGAACATGAGATTAGTAGAACTTTTTTTTATCAAACTCAGTGGATAAAGGCTAGTTAGAGCACTGATAAATTGAATTGTACAAGAACAATTGGCAAGAGCAATTCCTGCCTAGCCCTCTCTTAAACTGATGCGATGCCAATCAATATGGTTAAGCCTTCACATCAGGAACCAATGCACAGCATggaaaagaagggcaagaaaagAAGGAATGAAAAACCAAGGTGTGGAACTTGGGGACAAGTTGGCTCTCTTTGGCATTGCCAATAGGCAATAGGCACATGCTTTTAGGTATCGAGAAGAAGTTGAGGTGGCTAGCCTAGCATGTGTAATCCTTTATGACTAGTTTTTGATAAAGCTAAATAAAGTTCATAATCATTTAACACAAGTGTGTTAATTATAGCCTCTTCACAAAGGAAGAAATAAAAGCACAAAGAAAGCTACAAAAGAAACCAGGCTAGCATCTAAACTGGAGGTGAAATTTGTTACAAGCCTGAGCTCAATATTAACCACAACCATTATTGGTGGTATTAATTAAATAATTCGCAATATTTCAGGCTTTCAGCTAAAATGTGTTATCATGAATGAAATGATGAATATGTTGTCAGCAAAGGATGGAAGGGCCTGTAAGGCTCCAGAGTGACATAAGGTGCTGGGCCAAGATATTGAAATACTAAGTTTATAACTTGAAAGGCAGAAACCTAAATCTGAAAGAAAGCTTACACTATCATGCAACATTAAATCTACAAAAGGGGTAATTTCCATAGTGAAATGGTTTTGTGCGTAATCACCATTCTCTCTCCTCTGCGCTCACTCCAAACTCCAAAGGGGTGTGTTTTGAAGAAACAAAATTCATGGATGTTCATCATGCTATAAAGTGTACACATGAAAATTATGGTACAAAATAATGACCATACATTTTCTGCGCCCTAAGTTTTTTTCGGCACAACATGAGTAGTGAATAGTATGCATTCAGAGGTTCAATTTTCCTTTTTGACGAAGTCACATGCAGTCATATTTGGGCACAAGCTTTGCACATAACCGTGTGCAGAATTCGGGTCCTCTATAAAAGTTGAGACTGGCCAAGCAGGTGGAAACAAAACTGAAGATTATATCTTCTAGTGAGGGAACTACTTGTCGCCAATGAATCAAGCCTGGAATGATAATTCCAGCACTAGAAAACCACTGATGATAATTTCCAGTACTAGACAAACACGATAAAGAATTTATACCAAACAGGCCAAATGGGGGATATGAATCTACACCATATCTATCTCTCGCTGCGATGCAGGGATAACCTAATTGAAAAATACGTAGATCTATGATTTTTCAATCCGTTGAATATAACAACCCTGAGCTACCTCGGATGAGAACACATCATATTGTAATTTCACAAAGAGCAAAGCAATCTGATACTACTAAGTAAGATCTAAGCCGATGATCCCGATTCCTCCAGCTCCACTGCAATTGACTCAGAGAACAATCGACTAGTGCAAGCAAGGGAGGGGGCGGAGAGCGTACGTGGTGGCGGTGGACTCCTCCTCGAGCCAGGTCTTGATGTGGCGAATGTTGCGGCGGAAGACGGCGGACGACTGCTTCACGTCCTTCCGCAGCAGCATCACCGC comes from Triticum aestivum cultivar Chinese Spring chromosome 5B, IWGSC CS RefSeq v2.1, whole genome shotgun sequence and encodes:
- the LOC123111802 gene encoding uncharacterized protein → MALTNLILTVVGVGAAVMLLRKDVKQSSAVFRRNIRHIKTWLEEESTATTSAERSVPKELESQAAKKDSTPKVDKD
- the LOC123111800 gene encoding pathogen-associated molecular patterns-induced protein A70, which produces MAGTEWCWPLPAWMGSGAAWFVALNLVVGAIFALSSREQPRSPSPRRAGSGGGITRRASSAVLQRIRSFSIFSFPSSSFHTAEPSPGAAAAIFHETEDAGTPKTRSPSTPRLPRPHATAEPARSAKEDVVEDENSMSMDEAYALALAGRQRAAPTEEEAAGSEVDAKAEEFIQGFKEDLRQQRLKSIFNYTQMLKRRAAGGQPPAAPE